A single region of the Zonotrichia leucophrys gambelii isolate GWCS_2022_RI chromosome 9, RI_Zleu_2.0, whole genome shotgun sequence genome encodes:
- the NEU2 gene encoding sialidase-2 isoform X2 has translation MGSQCSFTRALERNCSTMAAFPVLQQEALFRNGTWSYRIPALLYLPRFSIILAFAEEREDLVDEHAKLIVMRRGVYDPATQHVQWKRMETLVSAKLEGHRSMNPCPVYDEVSGKLILFFIAVPGKISEQHQLRTKINLVRLCYVTSMDQGRTWSAAQDVTDRTIRNEYKNWATFAVGPGHGLQLLDEARSLVIPAYAYRILDPKQHPTPHAFCFISSDHGATWQKGNFVGEESAVECQVAEVHTCGRKVLYCNARSNRGARIQAVSYNHGLDFEGGQRVEMLIEPPSGCHGSVTAFPPPPDARCQDSWLLYAHPTDPRGRKDLGIYLNKSPLNPAHWTKPSILFKGLCAYSDLQYMGVGPDGSPLFSCLFEYGTHRQCEEMIFVMFTLKQAFSSEH, from the exons ATGGGATCTCAGTGCAGCTTCACTCGTGCCTTGGAGAGGAATTGCAG CACGATGGCTGCGTTCCCTGTACTGCAGCAAGAGGCATTATTCCGGAACGGTACCTGGAGCTATCgaattccagccctgctctacCTGCCGCGCTTCAGCATCATCCTGGCCTTTGCTGAGGAGCGAGAGGACCTGGTGGATGAACATGCCAAGCTGATAGTCATGCGCAGGGGCGTGTATGACCCAGCCACGCAGCACGTTCAG TGGAAAAGGATGGAGACCCTTGTCAGTGCAAAGCTTGAAGGCCACCGATCTATGAACCCCTGCCCGGTATATGATGAAGTCTCAGGAAAACTCATCTTGTTCTTCATAGCTGTCCCAGGAAAGAtctctgagcagcaccagctgaggACAAAGATCAACCTGGTACGTCTCTGCTATGTCACTAGCATGGACCAAGGACGCACCTGGAGCGCTGCCCAGGATGTCACCGACAGGACCATTAGGAATGAGTACAAGAACTGGGCCACCTTTGCGGTGGGGCCAGGTCATGGATTGCAGTTGCTCGATGAGGCCCGGAGCCTTGTGATTCCTGCCTATGCCTATCGTATCTTGGACCCCAAGCAACACCCCACCCCTCATGCCTTCTGCTTCATCAGCTCTGACCATGGGGCAACATGGCAGAAGGGGAACTTTGTGGGGGAGGAGAGTGCAGTGGAGTGCCAGGTAGCAGAGGTGCATACCTGTGGCAGGAAGGTCCTTTACTGCAATGCAAGAAGCAACAGGGGAGCCAGGATCCAGGCTGTCAGCTACAACCATGGGCTGGACTTTGAGGGAGGCCAGCGAGTTGAAATGCTAATAGAACCTCCCTCAGGATGCCATGGGAGTGTTACTGCCTTTCCACCTCCCCCAGATGCCAGATGTCAAGATAGTTGGTTACTCTATGCTCATCCTACAGACCCAAGAGGTCGAAAAGATTTAGGAATTTATCTCAACAAAAGCCCTTTAAATCCAGCACACTGGACAAAACCCAGCATACTCTTCAAGGGCCTGTGTGCTTATTCGGATCTGCAGTACATGGGAGTTGGGCCTGATGGCTCACCTTTGTTCTCCTGCCTCTTTGAATATGGGACCCACAGACAATGTGAAGAGATGATTTTTGTCATGTTCACTCTGAAGCAGGCCTTTTCCTCAGAACACTGA
- the NEU2 gene encoding sialidase-2 isoform X1 — translation MQKTQSKKWAHLSLSAQSCPEVKYGISVQLHSCLGEELQVNISLLEHDTLQGTMAAFPVLQQEALFRNGTWSYRIPALLYLPRFSIILAFAEEREDLVDEHAKLIVMRRGVYDPATQHVQWKRMETLVSAKLEGHRSMNPCPVYDEVSGKLILFFIAVPGKISEQHQLRTKINLVRLCYVTSMDQGRTWSAAQDVTDRTIRNEYKNWATFAVGPGHGLQLLDEARSLVIPAYAYRILDPKQHPTPHAFCFISSDHGATWQKGNFVGEESAVECQVAEVHTCGRKVLYCNARSNRGARIQAVSYNHGLDFEGGQRVEMLIEPPSGCHGSVTAFPPPPDARCQDSWLLYAHPTDPRGRKDLGIYLNKSPLNPAHWTKPSILFKGLCAYSDLQYMGVGPDGSPLFSCLFEYGTHRQCEEMIFVMFTLKQAFSSEH, via the exons TGGGCTCATCTTTCCCTGTCTGCCCAGTCCTGCCCAGAGGTGAAGTATGGGATCTCAGTGCAGCTTCACTCGTGCCTTGGAGAGGAATTGCAGGTAAACATCAGCCTCCTTGAACACGACACTTTGCAAGG CACGATGGCTGCGTTCCCTGTACTGCAGCAAGAGGCATTATTCCGGAACGGTACCTGGAGCTATCgaattccagccctgctctacCTGCCGCGCTTCAGCATCATCCTGGCCTTTGCTGAGGAGCGAGAGGACCTGGTGGATGAACATGCCAAGCTGATAGTCATGCGCAGGGGCGTGTATGACCCAGCCACGCAGCACGTTCAG TGGAAAAGGATGGAGACCCTTGTCAGTGCAAAGCTTGAAGGCCACCGATCTATGAACCCCTGCCCGGTATATGATGAAGTCTCAGGAAAACTCATCTTGTTCTTCATAGCTGTCCCAGGAAAGAtctctgagcagcaccagctgaggACAAAGATCAACCTGGTACGTCTCTGCTATGTCACTAGCATGGACCAAGGACGCACCTGGAGCGCTGCCCAGGATGTCACCGACAGGACCATTAGGAATGAGTACAAGAACTGGGCCACCTTTGCGGTGGGGCCAGGTCATGGATTGCAGTTGCTCGATGAGGCCCGGAGCCTTGTGATTCCTGCCTATGCCTATCGTATCTTGGACCCCAAGCAACACCCCACCCCTCATGCCTTCTGCTTCATCAGCTCTGACCATGGGGCAACATGGCAGAAGGGGAACTTTGTGGGGGAGGAGAGTGCAGTGGAGTGCCAGGTAGCAGAGGTGCATACCTGTGGCAGGAAGGTCCTTTACTGCAATGCAAGAAGCAACAGGGGAGCCAGGATCCAGGCTGTCAGCTACAACCATGGGCTGGACTTTGAGGGAGGCCAGCGAGTTGAAATGCTAATAGAACCTCCCTCAGGATGCCATGGGAGTGTTACTGCCTTTCCACCTCCCCCAGATGCCAGATGTCAAGATAGTTGGTTACTCTATGCTCATCCTACAGACCCAAGAGGTCGAAAAGATTTAGGAATTTATCTCAACAAAAGCCCTTTAAATCCAGCACACTGGACAAAACCCAGCATACTCTTCAAGGGCCTGTGTGCTTATTCGGATCTGCAGTACATGGGAGTTGGGCCTGATGGCTCACCTTTGTTCTCCTGCCTCTTTGAATATGGGACCCACAGACAATGTGAAGAGATGATTTTTGTCATGTTCACTCTGAAGCAGGCCTTTTCCTCAGAACACTGA
- the NEU2 gene encoding sialidase-2 isoform X3 — MAAFPVLQQEALFRNGTWSYRIPALLYLPRFSIILAFAEEREDLVDEHAKLIVMRRGVYDPATQHVQWKRMETLVSAKLEGHRSMNPCPVYDEVSGKLILFFIAVPGKISEQHQLRTKINLVRLCYVTSMDQGRTWSAAQDVTDRTIRNEYKNWATFAVGPGHGLQLLDEARSLVIPAYAYRILDPKQHPTPHAFCFISSDHGATWQKGNFVGEESAVECQVAEVHTCGRKVLYCNARSNRGARIQAVSYNHGLDFEGGQRVEMLIEPPSGCHGSVTAFPPPPDARCQDSWLLYAHPTDPRGRKDLGIYLNKSPLNPAHWTKPSILFKGLCAYSDLQYMGVGPDGSPLFSCLFEYGTHRQCEEMIFVMFTLKQAFSSEH, encoded by the exons ATGGCTGCGTTCCCTGTACTGCAGCAAGAGGCATTATTCCGGAACGGTACCTGGAGCTATCgaattccagccctgctctacCTGCCGCGCTTCAGCATCATCCTGGCCTTTGCTGAGGAGCGAGAGGACCTGGTGGATGAACATGCCAAGCTGATAGTCATGCGCAGGGGCGTGTATGACCCAGCCACGCAGCACGTTCAG TGGAAAAGGATGGAGACCCTTGTCAGTGCAAAGCTTGAAGGCCACCGATCTATGAACCCCTGCCCGGTATATGATGAAGTCTCAGGAAAACTCATCTTGTTCTTCATAGCTGTCCCAGGAAAGAtctctgagcagcaccagctgaggACAAAGATCAACCTGGTACGTCTCTGCTATGTCACTAGCATGGACCAAGGACGCACCTGGAGCGCTGCCCAGGATGTCACCGACAGGACCATTAGGAATGAGTACAAGAACTGGGCCACCTTTGCGGTGGGGCCAGGTCATGGATTGCAGTTGCTCGATGAGGCCCGGAGCCTTGTGATTCCTGCCTATGCCTATCGTATCTTGGACCCCAAGCAACACCCCACCCCTCATGCCTTCTGCTTCATCAGCTCTGACCATGGGGCAACATGGCAGAAGGGGAACTTTGTGGGGGAGGAGAGTGCAGTGGAGTGCCAGGTAGCAGAGGTGCATACCTGTGGCAGGAAGGTCCTTTACTGCAATGCAAGAAGCAACAGGGGAGCCAGGATCCAGGCTGTCAGCTACAACCATGGGCTGGACTTTGAGGGAGGCCAGCGAGTTGAAATGCTAATAGAACCTCCCTCAGGATGCCATGGGAGTGTTACTGCCTTTCCACCTCCCCCAGATGCCAGATGTCAAGATAGTTGGTTACTCTATGCTCATCCTACAGACCCAAGAGGTCGAAAAGATTTAGGAATTTATCTCAACAAAAGCCCTTTAAATCCAGCACACTGGACAAAACCCAGCATACTCTTCAAGGGCCTGTGTGCTTATTCGGATCTGCAGTACATGGGAGTTGGGCCTGATGGCTCACCTTTGTTCTCCTGCCTCTTTGAATATGGGACCCACAGACAATGTGAAGAGATGATTTTTGTCATGTTCACTCTGAAGCAGGCCTTTTCCTCAGAACACTGA